One genomic region from Spirosoma sp. KCTC 42546 encodes:
- a CDS encoding TIGR00266 family protein codes for MYSHEIDYKIIGEDIQIVEIELDPNETVIAEAGSMLFMEDGITFETKMGDGSQPDQGFLGKLLQAGSRMVMGESLFMTHFTNRGVGKKKVAFAAPYPGTIMAVNLANIYGNTLIVQKDAFLCAALGTKLSIQFNQRLGAGFFGGEGFILEKVQGDGMAFIHSGGVVIERTLNNETLRVDTGCVVGFEPSINFDIQRAGGLRSMVFGGEGLFLATLRGSGKVWIQSMPISKLVQRLAPYSAQGHKEGGSVLGQLGNLFEG; via the coding sequence ATGTATTCTCACGAAATTGACTACAAAATCATTGGTGAAGACATCCAGATTGTAGAAATCGAACTAGACCCCAACGAAACCGTTATTGCCGAAGCGGGCTCCATGCTGTTTATGGAAGATGGCATCACCTTCGAAACCAAAATGGGCGATGGCTCGCAGCCCGACCAGGGTTTTCTGGGTAAACTGCTTCAAGCGGGTTCGCGTATGGTTATGGGTGAGTCCTTATTTATGACCCACTTCACAAACCGGGGTGTTGGCAAAAAGAAAGTAGCCTTTGCCGCTCCCTATCCGGGTACGATCATGGCTGTCAATCTGGCAAACATTTATGGCAATACCCTCATTGTTCAGAAAGATGCCTTTTTATGCGCAGCTCTGGGCACGAAGCTAAGTATTCAGTTCAACCAGCGTTTAGGAGCTGGCTTCTTTGGCGGAGAGGGCTTCATTCTCGAAAAAGTGCAGGGTGATGGGATGGCCTTCATTCATTCTGGGGGTGTGGTTATAGAGCGAACACTTAATAATGAAACCTTACGGGTAGACACTGGCTGCGTAGTTGGTTTTGAACCCAGTATCAATTTTGACATTCAACGGGCGGGTGGCCTTCGGAGCATGGTGTTTGGTGGGGAAGGATTGTTTCTGGCTACGTTGCGTGGCTCGGGTAAAGTCTGGATTCAGTCGATGCCAATTTCTAAACTGGTACAACGACTAGCCCCTTATAGTGCACAAGGTCATAAGGAAGGCGGTTCCGTACTGGGACAGTTGGGGAATTTGTTTGAAGGTTAG
- a CDS encoding four helix bundle protein has protein sequence MTQKSNLTKDKSFAFAIRIIRLEQYLRKTKRETILSRQLIRSGTSVGANIREGYNAESDADFIHKLGIAQKECDETCYWLELLNATDYLDEKQFSSIYADAEALLKIIKSIILTKKQNRTL, from the coding sequence ATGACTCAAAAATCTAATCTCACTAAAGACAAAAGTTTTGCATTTGCAATACGTATTATTAGGCTGGAACAATACCTTCGAAAAACAAAACGAGAAACGATTCTAAGTCGACAATTGATCAGGAGTGGCACATCAGTGGGAGCTAATATCCGTGAAGGTTATAATGCAGAATCGGACGCTGACTTCATTCATAAATTGGGTATTGCTCAAAAAGAATGCGACGAAACATGTTACTGGTTGGAGTTGTTAAACGCAACAGACTATCTTGACGAAAAGCAATTTAGTTCTATATATGCAGATGCCGAAGCCTTACTTAAAATCATCAAGAGTATAATCCTGACCAAGAAGCAAAATCGCACTCTATAA